In Sediminispirochaeta bajacaliforniensis DSM 16054, the DNA window CGATGCCGCCGATACCAGGGAAACCTCGTGTTCTCCCGATTTTCCACCGAACAGCAGCGCAACTTTGATCTTTTCCATGGCATTGACATTCCTTTTCTTTGTGTATGACTATTAGGTAGGATGAATCGTCAAAAAAAGCAAGGGGGCTGTGTGGCTGAACCAACCGATCGTTACTTAGTTCGTGTAAAAAAAAGAAGGGCCAAACTGAAAACAGCTTTCGATCCTGCTGGTTTGGCAATCTTAGCCTATTTCCTTCTCTTTTGTCTTGCCTATATCTTAAGTCCGACCATTACCGGTGCTCTTACCCTCGGATGGTACCTTTCCCTGATTATCGAAGTACCGGCCCGAATACTTTACAAGATCAAGATTTTTCCCTACCGTCTCGCCATCACTCTTTCTTCCCTTATTATCTTTTCGATTCTCATTTTCGGTATAAGCGGGATTATTCCCATCATCCTTGATGAAGGACGTAAGCTCTTTCCTGTTCTTCGCGATTCCTTTAGCTCCTTCTCCGTTCCGGATTTTTTTCGGCAGAATCCCTTTGGCCAGGAGCTTATGGACGGCATCAGGCAGGCCGTTTCCAGCTTAATGCAGAAAACCGCCGAGTTGGGGGTGAGCATCGTCAATGGTATCTTTCAGCGCCTGCCGGGGATCTCAACTTCGCTTATTATTTTTGTCATTACCGCGGCCTACTTTACCTCCCTCTTACCGGTTTTTAAGAAGAACCTTTGGCGTTTTCTACCCGCCTCGGGCAGAGAGCGTGCACGCTCCTTCCTCTCTGAGGTCTACGGTGATATCCGTCATTTTATCGCGGGACAGATGATTGTCGCCCTTTTTGTCGGTATAGCCGTCTGGCTGGGAATGCTTTTTGTAGGAATCCCCTATGCGATGTTTATTGGATTCCTTTCCGCTCTTACCAATTTTATTCCATATATGGGGATCATTGTGGCCGCCGTCCCTTCTCTCATTCTTGGTCTCAGCCACGGCGGATTGATCGGGCTTTTAAAGGTGACGCTGGTCCTCGTTGCGGTCAATCAGTTCGAAGGATGGGTTTTGAGCCCGAAGATACAGGGAAGCAGGATGAAGCTCAACTGGTTTGCCATCATCCTTGCGATTTTGCTTAGCGGAACGCTACTCGGAGTCGTCGGTATTCTCATTGCGATCCCTTTGGTCGTCTTCTTTAAACGTTTCTGGGTGTGGTATGTCCAAGAGGCCTTGCAGAGAATGTGACCGCCTATTCCCCTTTCCCGGTAAGCTCTCGCAGGAGTTCTCTCGCCCTTTCCTCCTCGTCCCAGGGGACCGGGCCGTCTGCATAGATGATGGATCCTTCATGTCCTTTTCCCAGAAGAAGGATGCAGTCATCCTGCTTCATCATGGAAAAGGCGTAGCGCATTGCCTCTTTTCTATTCTCGATCAAAAAGAGGTTTTTCCCTTTCGTTTTGTTGCGGCACCCCGAAGCGACTTCCTGCAGAAGGGCCATCGGATTTTCTCCCCTCGGATCTTCGTCGGCCAGGACGATGACATCGCAATACTCGTCGGCTATGGAGCCGAGAATGGGCCGTTTTTCCAGATCTCGTTCTCCGGCCGAAGAGAATAGGGCAAAGAGCCGGCCCCTGACAAGGGGGCGAATGGCCGGAAATAATCGCCTAAAGGCTCCCGGAGTATGGGCATAATCGACGATAACCTGAAACGTTTGTCCCTCGTCCACCGGAACCATTCGTCCTTTCACCGCTTTGAGTCCCGGAAAAAGCGGCTCCAATGCCTTAGGCTCAATCTCTTC includes these proteins:
- a CDS encoding AI-2E family transporter; translation: MAEPTDRYLVRVKKRRAKLKTAFDPAGLAILAYFLLFCLAYILSPTITGALTLGWYLSLIIEVPARILYKIKIFPYRLAITLSSLIIFSILIFGISGIIPIILDEGRKLFPVLRDSFSSFSVPDFFRQNPFGQELMDGIRQAVSSLMQKTAELGVSIVNGIFQRLPGISTSLIIFVITAAYFTSLLPVFKKNLWRFLPASGRERARSFLSEVYGDIRHFIAGQMIVALFVGIAVWLGMLFVGIPYAMFIGFLSALTNFIPYMGIIVAAVPSLILGLSHGGLIGLLKVTLVLVAVNQFEGWVLSPKIQGSRMKLNWFAIILAILLSGTLLGVVGILIAIPLVVFFKRFWVWYVQEALQRM